The Ipomoea triloba cultivar NCNSP0323 chromosome 4, ASM357664v1 DNA segment ttttttcatttttcactttctctttctttctgTGGTGGAGAAAGTGGGCAAGACTGCAGAAATCTATAAGGCTATCAATCTAGGAGTACCCACTTACACACCATCATAATTAATCAACCCATTAAATTATGCCGGCAGTTGACTTAGTATAGTGACATAAAAGATTGAGAACTTAGAAACTACTCTAGTTTGTGGTTGTGGTATTTGCTCTAGTTTTGGGAGAGAATTCCAATCTAGTAACTAAACAGTTTACAAGATGTTCATTACTTGACCTTGACTGCAATGAATGGTTGGTTGAAGGGAGGTTGTTGAGGTCATGTTGCTTGCTCTGTATGCAAAGAGTAATTTTCTCTTAGCTACCTATACGTATACCCTATTTACACTTAACCATCTAAACTTTTAGTCATAACAAAAAGTAGCCCTTATCCATTTAGTGTTAGACTAAATTCCGACCAATTTTCTGGTGAATTATATATGATGTGTATATCACATTATTATGTTTAAGAGCAATTCTGTCATTTTATACTGTGTGATATACACAACCAGAAAGAGAGCCAATTGAAACAGAAACGCATATCATTGTTCCACCAGTTACTCTCTCcaaatgatatatatttacTTGTATATTCATGGTGTATGTATAAATACTTTGAATATATGTCTCCAAATTTGAGCTGATCTTtgtcttcttttcttcttttccttgaccaaaaaaaaaaactgttccTTTGTGAGTTTGTGCATATTTGATTTGTGCAAAAGATGCAAAGTTTGCCTACACTAGAGAAAGAGCAATGTCTAAAATTGGGACAAACAAAACCAAAGGCTACAGGCTACCTGAGAAATCTTTCACTTTCCTTGCTCTGAGGTCGAATGACAATCTTTCAGATTCAAAAAGCAATTTAGTTACTGAGACATTTGAATCAACATCAGGACTTGACTTTTTCTTGTCCCTTTGTTTTTGAAAGTTTTATTGatgaaaacaaaattcaaacttttgTATCTTGTGACAATTATAGCCAAATCTTTTAAAGTTGGTAATTTAGTACTAGAATTTTAAATGTTGGAGCAATTTTAGCCAATCTTTTAACtccttcacacacacacacacacacacacacaaaatccaACCCAATATtaatgttcaaatacaaataaaatttttgatgTGCAATACTTGGAATTTTTGGGCAAACTTGTTTGTTCTGAATGTCTAGTGCCTAAGCAAAAGTACAACGCACTCTAAATTGTATTTCATTAATTGCTAACTAGGCTTTTGTTTGACTTCACTTAGGGAGGATACCATTCTCATATTTGGAGGATGTTCAAATGAGATTTATGAAGAACTATGGTAGGATTGCTTCCCATGCACCTGCTTATGCAATGAATGATGAATTCTCAAGGGTTTTACATCAACAAATGGAGTTCTTTTCTAGGAATCCTAGTGCTGACACACTAAATCATGTTCGAGGTGAAGTGGGTGAGGCAAGTGTTTCTTCTATTGTTATTAAAAAGAGAAAGAACTACATATTTTATTTCAGTTTGAGCAGAATAAATTAGTGAATTATTGTTATAACTTGATCTCGAGGATATATTATTCAATCATAAGggagaaaatatatttgatattttataattataattcaagtCTATCTAGTAAAATTGTTGGAATGCAACTGATGTATTTGCCAATACATGCTTTACAAATGAAGATTTAGTATTTTAACTTGATTTGCTTTCTGCCTTCTGCTCCAGACTTCTGTCTCTTCTTTTTTGTATTTCTATAGACGTGACTTTTCTAAAATGTTTCTTTCTCTTATCTGTAAAATTTAAATCCAGATACGCACCATCATGGTGGATAATATTGAGAAAATACTTGAGAGAGGTGACCGAATTGAGCTTCTGGTTGACAAAACATCCACGATGCAAGATAATTCATTTCACTTCAGGAAGCAGTCAAAGCGCCTTAGACGAGCTTTATGGATGAAAAATGCAAAGCTCTTGTAAGTCTTTCTTGACCTGAAACGGTCATTTGtccatagaaaaaaaaaaaaaaaaaaaaaaggagactCTGATTTCCCATTTATTAAGGGCCCATTTACTCACGGGAGAAattttccatttaaaaaaaaatggaaaaataaaaatggaaaacaagAGACTTTTCTTTAGGAAGCTATCTATAGACCTGCAAATTAAATGACTCTTCATTCTAAGAATTTCCCTACGAGACTCACTAATATCAGCCATTGATCTGGCCCCAATTGGAGGACCCCAAATAACTCTTGCATTTCAAACTTTAGTACAGAGCATGAAAAAGTAACAATTAACCCATCCATTTGCCTACTTAATCCATTGAGGAGTGCAGAGTTTTTACTCCTGTTTGCTGATGGGCACTAACTTATATTTTGTTTATGTTCCACAGGGCTTTACTGACAGGCTTGATTGTCCTCCTCCTCTACTGTATAATTGCTGCTTTCTGTGGGGGTATCACCCTAAGTTCCTGCAGATCATGACTTCTTGGGGCAAGCCGGTGGCTCTTTGGCTATCAACCTAATGAAAGTTATAAGAAGATGGTGTTTGCCTATCAGTGTAAGATGTTCAAGACTAATTGAGCAGTAGTTGGGGATAAAGCACGATATGATTTGCATTTTCTTAGTTGGTACACACATCTTCTGTAAATGTGTCTTCGCCTTCCTCTATTTTTCTGAAAACTGCtgatttgatatatatatatatatatatatatatatatatttttttttttttttttttttttttttttNNNNNNNNNNNNNNNNNNNNNNNNNNNNNNNNNNNNNNNNNNNNNtttttttttttttttttttttgtctttttagtATGATACAATGATACATATATCATGTATCTCCACAGATGTATAAACCATAAagaattccattttttgtttttgtttttgtttttgttttttttttttgtgtcatgGGAATATGGGATACAAGTTTGAAACTTGTATAATTGGAAAGTAGGCAATAAAGAATGGGCGGATTTATGGGGGCAGTTGCCCCTCACCCCTCccacccctatatatatgtatgtatataactACATATATAGcataagtgtatatataaaaatgtaagggaattatatatttatgtatataaatacatatatagcataagtgtatacataaaaatgtatggaaaaattgtaatttatgcccctctataatatgtcaattgtTAATGTCACTCTTAAATTATCAATGATGTAAATGTTgcccttcaatttttaaaacggtGCATATACTACCCCTCTCTTGTCACTACAAGAGGGACAATATATTTTCCgtttttaaactactaataaatCAGGaataacattgataattgacatattatttaGAGATATGAAttatcattttctcaaaatGTAATGTATATGCATGTTGCTAAATATTTAGGTAGCAGGTAGCttaggattttattttattttatttagctTAGGCTATTTTTATCTCTGCAAATCTCTCtcactctaaaaaaaataggtcCTACTTCCACATCACccaatttacaattcatttactATTTACACTACATCCTTGCAATATCACATCACTTTAAAATATTGctccgtaataaataaataaagtagaaaaagaaaaagtacaaAAGCTGCCATAGCAGCTGTGTTTATAACATTTCAAAGTGCTTTAAAATTTtcgaaaaaatatatatttttgtccCGACTATTATGTAATTCATTATAAacattgtattataattttgcCATCAATATTTATGAATTCATTTGAATTTCGCCCCAGggaagggaaaagaaaaaactaTGGATCCACCCTTGTAATCAAGAATTGAGATAGATGTAAGGTAGTGCATTTATGGGAGAAATTAGGGAGACGTTGCCAAGTGTTTTGGGAAGAAGCCCTCGATGGTGCACCATTGCTGATTTTCTGGTAGGCCCATATTTCCCAATTTCCTTTGCCGACCAAACACTCCCATCTTAAACATCGCATCCGACACGTTGCTTACTCATCCCAGGAATGGGAAATCTGGTAGACCAACATGGATGTCGACTGATAAATTAAACTTTGAGCAGCTCCTACTATCATTGGATTGaatggatttatttatttattaaacgAAGATGAAAACAGAAGAATATTCTGTTCATCTGTTGTAGTTGCTGCCTATGCAACATTTTCTGTTTGCCAActttgttttatattatatggtaTAAGCCAAGGCTGCGGCAAAAAGCATCAATCTTTTGGCTTCATCCTTTGATTCCTCCTCACATTCCCATTTTAAACACCCAAAGCCCTTCAATCCCTTCTTTGAATCTATGATGGCGACTCTGCTTAGCCCTTCAATCCCTTCTTCTCTGATTCCCAAATCTCTCTGCTCGCCAAAATCCCCATTTCTCAGTCCACCCACCCAGAGAAAGTCTTGTAGTCAAGCAGTGAAAAGCACTGGTAAATTTGGTAGCTTTCTTGACTTGGAACCCACATCAAAGCCAGAGTCTTTAGGTCTTGATCTTTCCTGGCATGATCCCGGTTCAGTCCGGCCGCAATTCGACGTGATAGTTGTCGGCGCCGGCCCGGCCGGCCTCCGGCTAGCCGAGCAAGTTTCCCGGTATGGGATCAAGGTATGTTGTGTTGATCCTTCACCTCTTTCCATGTGGCCTAATAACTATGGGGTTTGGGTTGATGAGTTTGAGAGCTTAGGGTTAGAGGATTGTCTTGATAAAACATGGCCCATGGCTAgtgtttacatcaatgatcacaATACTAAGTACTTGGATAGGGCATATGGGAGAGTGAGTAGGAAAAGGTTGAAGTTAAGGTTGTTGAGTGAGTGTATGAATAACAATGTTAAGTTCTATAAAGCTAGGGTTTGGAAAGTGGAGCATCAAGAATTTGAGTCTTGTGTTACATGTGATGATGGTCGGAAGTTAAAAGCGAGTTTGGTAGTTGATGCGAGTGGGTTTGCTAGTAGCTTTATAGAGTATGATAAGCCAAGAAACCATGGGTATCAAATTGCTCATGGCATTTTGGCTGAGGTGGATGCTCATCCATTTGATTTAGACAAGATGGTGTTGATGGATTGGAGGGATTCGCATTTGGGGAACGAGCCCTATTTGCGCGAAAGCAATTCAAGGATTCCCACGTTTTTGTATGCAATGCCGTTTGGCTCGAATTTGGTGTTCTTGGAGGAAACCTCGCTCGTTAGCCGGCCATTCTTGTCATACATGGAAGTGAAGAAAAGAATGGTGGCAAGGTTAAGGCATTTAGGGATTAAGGTGAGGAGTGTTATAGAGGATGAGAAGTGCTTGATCCCCATGGGAGGTCCTCTACCGCGAATTCCTCAGGATGTTTTGGCAATCGGGGGGAACTCGGGGATCGTTCACCCTTCCACGGGGTACATGGTTGCGAGGACTATGGCAATAGCACCAATAGTAGCCGAGGCCATAGCTGAGTGCCTTGGCTCAACCAGAATGATCCGAGGGACACAACTTTATCAACGAGTTTGGAATGGATTGTGGCCCATGGAGAGGAAATGCGTGAGGGAGTTTTACTCTTTCGGAATGGAGACATTGCTGAAGCTCGATTTGAATGGGACTAGGCGGTTCTTTGACGCTTTCTTTGACCTCAATCCTCACTACTGGCACGGCTTCCTCTCCTCAAGATTGTCGCTTAGAGAGCTTATTATGTTGAGCTTGTCCCTCTTTGGGCATGCCTCTAATCTGTCTAAGTTAGATATTGTCACCAAATGCCCTGCTCCCTTGGTTAGAATGGTGGGCAATTTGGCACTTGAAACCATTTAAATAATTGCTTTATCTCAACTTTATGTAATACTTCTCTGTAATCAGATATCAGAAAGTGACCATTAAAATGGCAATGCAAAgaaacaaaaagcaaaaaaaaaaaaaaaaaatagtaaaatggcAATTCTTGGATTCACTTGAAAACAAGCTGATCATTCTTGGTTTATGATTTCTGGCTAGAAGGGAAACTCTGCATGTATTCTGAGTTTTTTCTGTCATAATAATTTCATTCCTTTATTTAGAATTTGGAACTTGTTTGTTGAAGTTTAGAACCTAAAACACTTGACTGATTTATGATAGATTGGTCTAAAAGTGGTGGATGAGGTTTGACCTATTCCATTATCCATTCATCTACAAAGTAGTTCAATATACCTAAATATACATAAAGACAAATCTAAAGGCAATCTGCTTTCAAAATAGGACAGAGGCTTATGGGGAGTGTCTCCAGGAGACCAAGATGTGAACCCCCAGTCAGTATATGGGATACCATTTTAGAATCTATGATAAGATGTCATTCAATTGAGCTATAATGCACACTTAAACTCATGGcattataaacccatatgtttcttagttacaatgtagtatctgttcatacatactttctcaactcaTTTGAATAGTCACAGCTATGTCGCtcgaccacaaggcctttggcataattacaaatttttgagATATGAATCATTATCTTGAAAGCTTAATGGAGCAAGTAAACATGCAACAACTCTCCCTATAATCATTCTCAAAACCAAAATAACCAAAGCTTTCTCAAAACCACTCCATCATTTGTTCCCTTCTATACTAACAACaatatcagtatatatattccAACTCCTTAATGGATCTTCCGTAACAAAGCAGCCTAGCTTCCTTCTATCTCCAAGAACACCTCTTCAGATCAATCTGATATCCCTTCTCTTACCGAAAACCTAGCTAGCTCCCATGGATTCAGGGAAAAGCAATGGCGAAACAGCAATCCTTATGCCAGAGTCCAACAAGTCGAGCAAGGGTAAAGCCACCATCATTGCCACCACAAAAGCTGTTCCTCTCCAGCAGcaagggggagggggagggagAAGAGGCTTTGCGATTTTCGACTTCATTTTAAGGCTGTGCGCACTGGTAACTACCTTAGCTGCAGCAGCTACCATGGCAACTACTGATCAAAGTCTCCCTTTCTTCAACCAGTTCATCCAGTTCCAAGCAAGCTATGACGATTTCCCCACTTTCTCGTACGccattttcattttccaaaCTTAAATTCTTCTAAACCTTGAATGCATATATAGTTGAACATGTTTTTGTGCAGGTATTTTGTGATTGCAAACGCCATAGCTAGCGGATACCTTGTTCTCTCATTGCCGTTCTCCATTATCTGCATCGTTCGACCAGTTGCAGTCGGAGCAAGACTTCTCCTCCTCATACTCGACACCGTGATGACGGGTTTCACAACAGCGGCCGCTGCTGCTGCCGCCTCCATATCGTACTTGGCGCACACCGGCAATTCCACGGCGAACTGGTTTGCCGTTTGCTCGCAGTTCACCGACTTCTGCCAGCGAGTTAGCGGGGCGGTGGTGGCGTCGTTAATTGCAGCGgtcatcttcatcttcctcgTCATTCTTTCCGGCATCTCTCTCACAAGGCAGCAGCGCCACTAAGGCACAAATGGATTTCAAGATTGATAATTTCCTTTGTTTAAAAAACCCTAAATTATTGGCCTTTCAATTCTGGGAAATTTCTTTACTTTGTTTTCTTGTGTTCATCTCATATATTCTTAATGAAAGTTAATTTTCCGTCCAGACAATGTTCATCAAAGCTGCAAGTCATGTAAATAGAAACCATGAATTATATTCATCACAACAATGGCTCTGCTTCATTTGGAGAGATCTATTGTCATAATGAATATCATTCACAATTGGGATGAACATTTATACTATGTTTTCTTGTATTCATCTCATATTCCTAATTTTCTGTCAAGACAATATTCCTCAAAACTTCTAGTTATGTAAATAGAAACCATGAATGATATTCATCACAGTAATGGGTTCTGGTTCATTTGGGGAGGACTATTATCACAATGAACATCAGTCACAATTGGTATGAACAATTATTTAGCAAGGAATTATTAGCTTGAAGTGTGATAAACCAGCAACCAACCATATGTATATATCCAAACATAACATCACAAAAGCGcaacagaagaagaaaaatgcagCTGGGAAACTCCAATGAAGGTTATAGATCATAACAATAGCAGGTTATAGTTCTGCAACAAAGCTATAGTTTTGACAGTAAAGAGAGACAACTGTTATCTTATCTGCCAATCTCGACGAAACTAAGATTGTTATTACTCGGTTGCCTTGCCTTTGCGCCTGCTGCTGCTACCGCTGGTTTCTACAAGGTAACAAACCATCGAATCCACATCGTCCCCAAATATGCTATAAGCTTCAATCACTTGTGGATAGCTGAAACCCATTGACAGCATAATCTGCATGCTGTCACTGAGAACAGAATCTGGCAATCTCGACTCACGCCCTCCATCGTGCCTAGTGTCACTTCCTGATGACCCTACATTCATTTCGATGATTTTGGTAATGACATCCATGACAGCCTACTAAGGTCTCGTATAATAAATGACTAAATGGAGGCGCACACTTACTAGCTCCAGAAGAAGACGGTTCAGCACCAGAGGTGGAAGATTCTCGGTGGCCGGGTTGTTGCTTGTACTTGTCATTGGCAAGATATTCAGCCCTAGAAGCCTCCATTACCATGCGTTCTATTTCCTTCTCGGTGAGCTCAAGATCTGAAATAAAGCGCCCTTCAGCTAGAAGGATCTGCAATTTGAACACCAACCTAATTAGAAAATGCCAGTGCGATTAGGGTAATGGTCACAGCATAGCCAGAAGTTGTCAGGGTACTCGCATTATCAATTTGTTGGTCCTGTTGTGCCTTAATTGCTGCTTTCACTTGATCCTTATCAACATTTCTCTGTAAAGTGTAAACCACAGATCATAATATTAACTTTTTATGAAGTAAAACAGTACAGTACTCcttgtaaaaatataatacgaaTTCCTTTTTTAGATAAAAGAGCGGTGAGATGTTGATTTGAGACTTTACCCCTTCCAAACAGCGAAAGCCAAGTCCTGCACCAATTGTTAATCGCCGAGGATCAACCAGGGAGTTGTAATGATTACCATGATGGTAGCTTAGGCGAATAGGAGGGGTGTCTGTATTGTAACTTC contains these protein-coding regions:
- the LOC116016946 gene encoding vesicle-associated membrane protein 714; this translates as MAILYALVARGTTVLAEFSAVTGNTGAVARRILEKLPGEAESRLCFSQDRYIFHILRSDGLTFLCMANDTFGRRIPFSYLEDVQMRFMKNYGRIASHAPAYAMNDEFSRVLHQQMEFFSRNPSADTLNHVRGEVGEIRTIMVDNIEKILERGDRIELLVDKTSTMQDNSFHFRKQSKRLRRALWMKNAKLLALLTGLIVLLLYCIIAAFCGGITLSSCRS
- the LOC116017470 gene encoding neoxanthin synthase, chloroplastic-like; this translates as MMATLLSPSIPSSLIPKSLCSPKSPFLSPPTQRKSCSQAVKSTGKFGSFLDLEPTSKPESLGLDLSWHDPGSVRPQFDVIVVGAGPAGLRLAEQVSRYGIKVCCVDPSPLSMWPNNYGVWVDEFESLGLEDCLDKTWPMASVYINDHNTKYLDRAYGRVSRKRLKLRLLSECMNNNVKFYKARVWKVEHQEFESCVTCDDGRKLKASLVVDASGFASSFIEYDKPRNHGYQIAHGILAEVDAHPFDLDKMVLMDWRDSHLGNEPYLRESNSRIPTFLYAMPFGSNLVFLEETSLVSRPFLSYMEVKKRMVARLRHLGIKVRSVIEDEKCLIPMGGPLPRIPQDVLAIGGNSGIVHPSTGYMVARTMAIAPIVAEAIAECLGSTRMIRGTQLYQRVWNGLWPMERKCVREFYSFGMETLLKLDLNGTRRFFDAFFDLNPHYWHGFLSSRLSLRELIMLSLSLFGHASNLSKLDIVTKCPAPLVRMVGNLALETI
- the LOC116017471 gene encoding casparian strip membrane protein 3-like; translated protein: MDSGKSNGETAILMPESNKSSKGKATIIATTKAVPLQQQGGGGGRRGFAIFDFILRLCALVTTLAAAATMATTDQSLPFFNQFIQFQASYDDFPTFSYFVIANAIASGYLVLSLPFSIICIVRPVAVGARLLLLILDTVMTGFTTAAAAAAASISYLAHTGNSTANWFAVCSQFTDFCQRVSGAVVASLIAAVIFIFLVILSGISLTRQQRH